The following nucleotide sequence is from Scheffersomyces stipitis CBS 6054 chromosome 4, complete sequence.
ttCGATATGAAGGATGATggagatgaagacgatgacgagTTCAACGACGACGACATTTTCggagatgaagatgatgatgcTTTCCTCGACGATATTGAGGAAATCAAACCTCCACACACATCTAGAGTGTCTCCCAGAAAGGCTGCCGTAGAGGTGAAACAATCTCCTAAAAGGTCACCAAAGAAGTCCCCCCAAAAAGCCAAAAAAGAACCGATAGTTGAACCAATTGTAGAAACTGTAGAACAGACGTCGCCCGCAAAGAAAAAATCTGCTCCTAAACCAAAGACCGAGATACCTGACTCAGCTCCAATTTCTAGTGGTATGACCGCAGAACAAGTTTTGTCCACAATTCCGGATGCAGACTTGCCAGAGGATGTAGAAGAtaagaagttcaacttctttgcCAAAAAGGCAGCCGACGCGTCAACTGGCACTGGCGAACTGGTTCAAATTCCAGAAGCTCAACCAAACTGCTTATCTGGTTTAACTATTGTGTTCACTGGTGTGTTGCCCAGATTAGATAGAGATACTTCCGAAAATTTGGCCAAGAGGTACGGCGCCAAAGTTACAAAGTCTATTTCTGGTAAGACGAGTTTAGTAGTTATAGGAGATGAAGCTGGTCCATCCAAGATCAAAAAGATAAAACTGTTGCATATAAAAGCCATAAACGAAGATGGGTTCATACAGCTTTTGCAGAGTATGCCAATGGAAGGAGGAGATGGAGCAGCCGCTCAGAAGGCtaaattgaaaagagaagaagaggaacgTAAAATCGTAgaagaagccgaagaagaagaacgtAGGGCCCAAGAGGAGGAAGCCAGACAGAAAAGGCTTTTGGAAGCACGAAAAGCTGCCTCAATTGAAAAGGCCTCGCATTCACAATCTTCTCACAGAGAGCCAGCAGAAGTTCCCAGAATCATACCTGACAGCGAAAAGTTGTGGACTGTTAAGTATGCTCCCAGCAGGATTGACCAGCTTTGTGGAAACAAAGGACAAGTTcagaaattgcaaaactGGCTTTCCAACTGGTTCGACAACGCTAAGAAGGATTTCAAGGTTCCTGGAAGAGATGGCAGTGGTATTTACCGAGCTTGCTTAATAAGTGGTCCACCGGGTATTGGTAAGACTAGTGCAGCGCatttggttgcaaaatcgTTGGGATTTGAcatcttggagaagaatgCCTCAGATGTCAGATCCAAGTCTTTATTGAACTCCAATCTCAAGTCCGTGTTAACAAACACTTCAGTTGTGGGGTTTTTCAAGCATCGCGATGAAAACATTCAACACACTCAGAATGATCGTAGATTCTGCCTTATTATGGATGAAGTGGATGGAATGTCTAGTGGTGATCACGGAGGTGCTGGGGCGTTATCGGCTTTTTGTAAAATCACACATATGCCTATGATCTTGATTTGTAACGATAAGTCGTTGCCCAAGATGAGGACATTTGATCGTGTTACGTTGGACTTACCTTTCAGAAGACCTTCCGAAGCTGAGATGAAGTCCAGATTGATGTCTATTGCTTTACgagaaaagatcaaattGGATCCCACAGTTATTGGGCAGTTAGTCCAGGCTACAGGGAACGATATCAGACAGATCATTAACTTGTTGTCTACAGTTTCCAAGACTCAGTCGAGTATAGGCGGAGAACAAGCCAAGGACGCAGCCAATAGCTGGAAAAAGCAAACAGTTTTGAAGCCGTTTGATATCACAGCAAGATTGTTGAATGCTCAAATCTACTCTCCTAATGCAAAGCATTCCTTGAACGACAAGATTGATTTGTATT
It contains:
- a CDS encoding predicted protein (go_component intracellular), with the translated sequence MTAEQVLSTIPDADLPEDVEDKKFNFFAKKAADASTGTGESVQIPEAQPNCLSGLTIVFTGVLPRLDRDTSENLAKRYGAKVTKSISGKTSLVVIGDEAGPSKIKKIKSLHIKAINEDGFIQLLQSMPMEGGDGAAAQKAKLKREEEERKIVEEAEEEERRAQEEEARQKRLLEARKAASIEKASHSQSSHREPAEVPRIIPDSEKLWTVKYAPSRIDQLCGNKGQVQKLQNWLSNWFDNAKKDFKVPGRDGSGIYRACLISGPPGIGKTSAAHLVAKSLGFDILEKNASDVRSKSLLNSNLKSVLTNTSVVGFFKHRDENIQHTQNDRRFCLIMDEVDGMSSGDHGGAGALSAFCKITHMPMILICNDKSLPKMRTFDRVTLDLPFRRPSEAEMKSRLMSIALREKIKLDPTVIGQLVQATGNDIRQIINLLSTVSKTQSSIGGEQAKDAANSWKKQTVLKPFDITARLLNAQIYSPNAKHSLNDKIDLYFNDIDFAPLMIQENYLSTRPSDARTPQDHLRRVANAADDISESDRINSLIRSSEQQWSLLPFHGVMSSVKPSSQVAGQISQRINFAGWLGQNSKAMKYQRMLQDLQYHTRLRTSTDKKELRLDYLPTLRQRLTEPLLQGEEQGIQPVIDIMDYYYLTKEDWDNIVDLGVGRYKGELVLKGISTKTKSAFTRSYNSTTHPIAIYKTGNSVGAMVSSKKNVDYEDVIEDDTNTPDKDDEEVDPDKIDSKKDKLIKEVKPKKTARKAKAAPKGRKK